aaacgtttgCAAAATGCATTAAAGCTCATCCTCCATCCTCAAGTACTCTCCCACATCGGCCTGGTGCAGAACAACGATGCCATTGGGATCTAACTTCCTGCAATCCTGCGTAGACTTCGCGGCGACACCGAAACCCAACGGCACATCAGCCATGGAAAATACAACAACTCCGTCACCGGCGGCAATGTTGTCCGTGATTCTGCCCAACGCGCTCTTCAAAACGTGGTTTCCGTACAAGAAAGACATCTCAGACTGCGGTTTGAGCCATACCTTGTGCTTGGCGTTGGCGGCGAGCAAGTTTAGGGCCTGGACGGTGAGGTGGAAGCTGCCGCCGTGGGTGTACTTGCCGATGCAGGTACCAAGGGAGACAAGGTTAGGACGCGCGACGTTGGTGGCGCGCTTGACGAGGGACTCGCTGACATAGTAGATCTTGTTCTTGTGGAGGCGGAAGCAGTAGCGGCCAGGATTGGCATCGGGGCCCTCGTGAGAGGGGTTCTCGACGATGTTCTTGAGGTTGTTTCCGACGAATTTGAAGAGTTTCTCGAACACTACGCTCGTCTCCTTCTCATCCAAAGGTCTCATCTTCCTTTATCTCTCTCTCGCTCCCACCTTCTAGGGTTTTACAGCGAGATTAgggtttttggttttgttgaCTTTAGAGGATGGAAACGAGACTAATGTCTCAAAAAGGgtttactccctgtacctccccaattcatCCCCCACCCCCCAATTCTTTTggactttttttaaaatacaaaaataacctttttgtttttttttatttttacctttatattcctatttattaaaattaacctACCCTGCCTCTTTTCCATTCTGAACATACACAGACTCAAGATTCCCTCCTTCACGTATTCCCACCCATCAaagctttcattttcaaatgctCTCtacaactctcactctcccagtCCTCTTCTGAACCTGCTGTTGCTTTGTGCGGCCTGTTGGTGTGCGGCGGGTGGCGGTTCGGTGAATGTGTGGCGGTCCAGCGCGGTGCAGAGAGGTGTAGACATTGGTTTCGTTCTTTtcgtttcttctattttttttaatgtatgtaatGTGTAGGATTTGGTAGCTTTCTCTATTATTGGTATTTGGTTGGTGTGTTTGTTGAGGAGTATGTGGTCTGCTGTTGAGTTCTGTATTATTTGTGTGCTCTGTGTTGTGTGGATCGAAGAAGAAGACGTCCAGGCACTGAAACGGACCAtttcctatttttatgtttttagtttattttataagtaattatattttaactttttattttcaattaattttgttacgtttttaattttttttNttttattagtttattgtatttataattaatttataaagtatttaaattttattttaNNNNNNNNNNNNNNNNNNNNNNNNNNNNNNNNNNNNNNNNNNNNNNNNNNNNNNNNNNNNNNNNNNNNNNNNNNNNNNNNNNNNNNNNNNNNNNNNNNNNNNNNNNNNNNNNNNNNNNNNNNNNNNNNNNNNNNNNNNNNNNNNNNNNNNNNNNNNNNNNNNNNNNNNNNNNNNNNNNNNNNNNNNNNNNNNNNNNNNNNNNNNNNNNNNNNNNNNNNNNNNNNNNNNNNNNNNNNNNNNNNNNNNNNNNNNNNaaactaacaaaaacataatctaaaataatctaaaacGCTTAAACGGATGTGGGAATCCgtaaacggatgtcaacatccgtttaagggtaaACGGAAGTCGCCATCCGTTTAGCGGTTTTACGAAAGTATTACTAACCTCGACTCGAAGAGGATCGCTGGTTAAAGGTTGGATACAACACCACAATGCaatgcagagatataataattcaaggacaaattcttccacgagaaatcgatatctcaattatcacttgaaatacaagaaaaatggaagaaagaatttctagaaaaataaaacaaagaattccTGAGAAGAAAGCATAAAGATGAAaacatgaagataaaaaaaagaataaataggttatgtaggagtgggagaataaaatcataaaattttatttctaaatataaatttttgttaaaggataaaattggaatagaaaaaataaagcaaagggtaaaaatggaatggggggtggAGGATgaaattggggaggtacagggagtaacccccctCAAAAAGACACCAAGGCCCAAAACGGGAAGAAGAATTTCTTTGGGTCTTCGGCCCATTTTTTCTTTGTGCCCAATAAACAAATGGCTACGTGTGTCTGGTTacttctttgttatttttatacatttatgtGTTGTATTGATTTAAAATGTTGGTATTTTATATCTAAACTTGTGCTTATCCATGGGTCAATGTTGGTTTTTGGGTTTATTAAAAGAGAATTAGATATCggtaaaaataatagtaaatattattattatttatgattaatttttaaatagaattaacttttaaaaagttaatatatttataaaaatataaataatacactttataaaaaataaaggataaaatatatgtgaaaataaaatagattattcaaaagtataaaagatatataaaaatatttgaattgactcgttaaaaatataaattaatatataaatagacttATGTAATATGAATTGCTAGACTTTTTAATCAgtatattgataaatttgtttaatatatgtTGTTAGACTCCTTTAATCAATAAATAGATACATTAGTGTTTAATGTGTATGATTAGActtatttaattagtatattgATAAACTTGTGTAATCTATATTGCAAGTTTCtcttaattataaatcaaacaaaGTCTATAATGcgcaataaagaaaatattttggatgtTACAATAAGTTATCCATCTTAACTTTTACACGTTTTGGGAATATTTTATTagtcataagaaaaaaaatatatttgatgaccattaaaacaaatatatgtgTAAAGGACCTTCataatagaaattttataattactcTCAATATAGAATACTGATTAGgctataaacttatttttacagaagtaatatttttattttgatttgattgagTTTTTTACGAATATGAgtgttaattatatttgttcACACATAGCAGtcaagaataaaatttataattgaataaaagagCAATAATATACACGTGGAAATTGTAAATAGTTTGTAGACTATTAACGCATTAATAAAAGTTACAATTtgtaaatggaaaatgaaaaaaaaaaaagtcataaaaatTACACCATCAAGATTATAACTAGTTGAAAAGATGGAGAGTTGATTGTACGAATACATTAAATTCATAACACGTGTGCTCTTGGTTAAATTTCGTGTGCTGATGTGATGCTTATAACATGTACATGTACTATAGTTTGATAATCTACTAACCAAattatgatttagttttttcAAAGATGGTATTAACAACATCATAAATGGGTACACTTTCATTTCTTTAAACTTGGATCAATATTTTAGcttgaaaattttattgtttcatctgataccatgttataaatatttttttgaaatttcttggttgCTTGTAGTGGTGTGAAATgcagtatttttaaataaaatttagaaatattggTTCTCATGCTTAATGATTTGTATTTTCAACTTAAACTTACTAAAATATCTGTTAAAATTGAATGTAATATAACAGATGTAGAATGGCGAGTGAAGATCATTTATTTCTGATGCGACATTTTTAAATTGTGATAAT
This genomic stretch from Vigna radiata var. radiata cultivar VC1973A chromosome 7, Vradiata_ver6, whole genome shotgun sequence harbors:
- the LOC106767495 gene encoding 60S ribosome subunit biogenesis protein NIP7 homolog gives rise to the protein MRPLDEKETSVVFEKLFKFVGNNLKNIVENPSHEGPDANPGRYCFRLHKNKIYYVSESLVKRATNVARPNLVSLGTCIGKYTHGGSFHLTVQALNLLAANAKHKVWLKPQSEMSFLYGNHVLKSALGRITDNIAAGDGVVVFSMADVPLGFGVAAKSTQDCRKLDPNGIVVLHQADVGEYLRMEDEL